A section of the Humulus lupulus chromosome 2, drHumLupu1.1, whole genome shotgun sequence genome encodes:
- the LOC133817422 gene encoding glutaredoxin-C9-like, protein MQQAIPYKSWPPLHHTTPLSRLPAVVMETSISNSNDGVNVNSSGSSSSKGVLTFRRSVVDVNALNGLVTDNAVMVFVRRGCCMGHVVKHLLLGHGVNPAVYEVDEAEEVGLVKELETIAAGDSGKALPPAQFPAVFIGGKFFGGLDRVMAAHISGELVPLLKEAGALWL, encoded by the coding sequence ATGCAACAAGCGATTCCCTACAAATCATGGCCACCGCTCCACCATACGACGCCGCTTAGCCGTCTCCCGGCGGTCGTCATGGAGACTAGTATTAGTAATAGTAATGATGGTGTTAATGTGaatagtagcggtagtagtagtagtaaaggAGTTTTAACGTTCAGAAGAAGCGTCGTCGACGTTAACGCCTTGAACGGCTTGGTAACAGATAACGCCGTTATGGTTTTCGTCAGGCGAGGTTGCTGCATGGGCCACGTCGTGAAACACCTTCTGTTAGGACACGGCGTCAATCCCGCCGTTTATGAGGTCGATGAGGCCGAGGAAGTTGGCCTTGTTAAGGAGCTCGAAACCATTGCTGCTGGTGATTCCGGAAAGGCTTTGCCGCCGGCTCAGTTTCCGGCGGTGTTCATCGGCGGTAAGTTTTTTGGAGGACTGGATCGGGTTATGGCAGCTCATATATCTGGAGAATTGGTTCCTCTTTTGAAAGAAGCTGGTGCTTTGTGGCTTTGA
- the LOC133817420 gene encoding protein ECERIFERUM 16 — protein sequence MDAKSLAKSKRAHSQQHSKKHHPNQKLKAPSAHPNQKLKAPSADTGGAATKPSQKQVKEKTLQSKAASALPSNWDRYDEENDSGPEDPSKKNPDVVLPKSKGADYQHLIAEAESQSQSTLYSDSFLSVDDVLAGEFSQAVGSLLSVKGEGILAWSGDDNFIVEHKSMMHHEASFISLNLHNLAEQLAKIDLSQRLFIEADLLPPELRAAEISEASSTQECDQIPAINDSSAVKEISEDLIDSLVNVEIADPTAEVKSSGNVVHPHTSLSLGVSDSVKQVDVAKYNHRSKVPEFTAGHTVNSFAEPSKKLPEFKVAVVEAELDMLLDSLNVEILDSTRFSSAGAHPMEASSAVEFQLPKKNLDDDLDDLLNQTSSLTNQNNLFEFQGKKSDHFIQSNLSQSRSGTKSEALDDFDAWMDTI from the exons ATGGATGCAAAATCTTTGGCAAAGTCGAAAAGAGCTCACTCTCAGCAGCATAGTAAGAAACATCATCCCAATCAAAAATTGAAAGCTCCATCAGCTCATCCCAATCAAAAATTGAAAGCTCCATCAGCTGATACTGGTGGAGCTGCAACCAAGCCATCTCAAAAACAAGTTAAAGAGAAAACCCTTCAGTCTAAGGCTGCATCTGCACTACCCTCCAATTGGGATCGATATGATGAAGAGAATGATTCTGGTCCAGAAGATCCATCAAAGAAAAACCCAGATGTTGTTTTACCAAAAAGCAAAGGCGCAGACTACCAGCACCTAATTGCTGAGGCAGAGTCTCAATCTCAATCAACTCTTTATTCGGATTCCTTTCTGTCTGTTGATGATGTTCTTGCTG GGGAATTCAGCCAAGCAGTTGGGTCTTTGCTTTCAGTCAAGGGAGAGGGCATCTTGGCATGGTCTGGAGATGATAATTTTATTGTGGAGCATAAATCAATGATGCATCATGag GCATCATTTATCTCGTTGAATTTGCACAATCTTGCAGAACAGCTTGCAAAAATTGACTTATCCCAGAGACTTTTCATTGAAGCAGATCTATTACCACCGGAACTG CGTGCAGCAGAGATATCAGAGGCAAGCAGCACTCAAGAATGTGACCAAATTCCAGCAATCAATGATAGTTCAGCAGTGAAAGAAATATCCGAAGATTTAATTGATTCTTTGGTGAATGTTGAGATCGCAGATCCAACTGCCGAAGTTAAATCATCTGGCAATGTTGTTCATCCACACACTTCCTTGTCTTTGGGGGTTTCTGATTCAGTAAAACAGGTTGATGTTGCCAAATACAATCATCGAAGCAAAGTCCCTGAATTCACAGCAGGACACACTGTAAATTCCTTTGCAGAACCAAGCAAGAAACTTCCTGAATTTAAGGTAGCAGTGGTGGAGGCAGAGCTCGATATGCTTCTTGACTCACTAAACGTAGAGATTCTCGATTCAACTCGTTTCAGCTCGGCTGGTGCTCATCCCATGGAAGCATCATCTGCAGTTGAGTTTCAACTTCCAAAAAAGAACCTGGATGATGACCTAGATGACCTACTAAATCAGACGTCTAGTTTGACGAACCAAAACAATCTATTTGAATTTCAGGGAAAAAAGAGTGACCATTTTATACAATCTAATCTCTCTCAGTCAAGGTCTGGAACCAAGTCCGAAGCATTGGACGACTTTGATGCTTGGATGGATACAATTTGA